CGGCGGTGGTAAGGGTATCTCTCCAGGGCGTGAATGCTTTCTATTGGGCGCATCTGGGATATCTTTTATGGATCGGTGAACCTCATCTACTGTGTCCCATTTTTTTAGTTTCCCTGTAAATCATTCAAGGGTGAACCAGTGCAAAAAGGCGACAAAGGAGTGAGGATAGATATTTGGAAGACTGAGGCAATAAGTACATTGTGTTTACATTATCGGTAAAATGTTCAGAGACTTACCTCCGCCAAGTTTTTGCTCGAGCAGCAGTTTTCGgttctcttcaatttttttcacttctttctCGCCTTCAGAACCACCATCGCCAAAGGTCCCCATGGGAGTTCGCTCTTTGGAATCTCGACTGGAGCTCATGGAGCTCTTTCTGCTTCCACCTGTGACAGCCTCCAACTTGAGTTTCATCTCGTCACTTAGTTTTAGTTTCCCTGGTGTTACAAATTATGTAACAAATAAGACTAGTGCTCACTAAAATAAAATGGCGACAATTTCTCTACTTACCAACACCTTCCTTGTGGTCTTTGTCTTCAGAGGGATCCAAATCCTCGTCCCTacgtttctcttttttgctcttcttctctttcttatcCTTGtgcttcttgttcttttttttcttcccttctGCTTTCGAGGAGGACTTGGAGGACCTTCTTATAACTTGGTCATCCTCCACATCGGATCCAAACGAAGGGATTTGGGAGCGCTTGATGCGTTTCTTACGCTTCTCAATTTTGGCGCTGTCATCCCAAGTCAGTTCCTCACTAGAACTCTCTGAACTTGAGGAAGAATCCGAAGAGGAGGACGAGCTACTACTTGATGAGCTGGAGTCTGAAGTCATGTCAGTACCACTCTTGGACTTCTTCTTAGATCCTTTGGTAGAGCTACGTTCAACTTGCTCTGGCTCTCTTTGACCTTGTCGATCTTGCGAGATCTTGCGCTCTTGCATCTTCCTCATTTTGAACTCGAAGAATCCTTCGCCATTTTCCCCCATGAGGTCTTTGGGTGGAGGCCATCTCCATTTTCCGATGCGAACGGTCCTGGCTCGCGAGTAAGGGTCCATGGGACCATCTGCAAgggttcaaaaaagtgaatcactcaattattaaAATTTTATCGAATCAAAGCCTTGAAAAATGAGGCCCCTTACGTGGCAAGAGTCCAGGATCTGGAGCATGCGTTGATGATATCTTGGGGGTGTTTGGGAAACTTTTGGACTTATTTCTGGCCTCCAGGTCCATTTCATGGTGTCCTCGTTGACCCGGTCCTTCTAGCTGGTCAGCAGAGATGCGCCTGTGTTGTTGAGTGTCACTGCTCATCCCAAAAAAGGTATGCTGCGGGAACTGTTCACTAAGTTGGGCCTGGAACTGCTTTCTAAATTCAGTTTCAGTGAGCTGATCATGgttttggtcaccctgattttgtttcaagtaTTCCTTATATTGATTCTGCAGTTCCTGTTCCGTTAACTTGTCGTAAGGAGAGTACTGTTCCGACTCACTTTGATGAACTTGGGCCAAATGAAGATCCTTCAGGTAATCCTGGAAAGCCTCTTGAACTTGGGCGTCACTCTTTTCGGAGATATTGGCTTGTCGGCAAAACATTTGGTAATACTCTTGGACTTGGTGTTCAGAGAGCCGTAGTCTATCACCATGGTGCTTATGATACTCTTCAAATTGAGTTCTTAGTTGGGCTTCACTTAACTTGCCTGGCTTGAaggtctctctctccaaaGACGATTGCCGTGGTTGGACTCCAAAGCCATGCGAGCTTTGACTTGTGGTCATCTTAGTTTGATTATGTTGCATCGTCATTGATTGCATGGGACTGCTATAGGTCATGTTGCTCCCAGGAGCGGATTGTTGGAGCAGCTGGGTCAGCGCTTGATTTTGCATTAAGAGCTGTTGTTGGATCTGCATATTTTGTGCCACTGCATTCTGAAGGAACGCCTGTTGATAAGCCATTTGTTGAGCTGATTGGTCGCCAGGAGTGGCACTGCCAGTATTTCTCTGTCGGTCATCTTGGCCACCTTGTGCTTGATGGGAATCCACTTTTGGTGGCACTGGTGACATCGGTTCCGGTGAGATGATTCCTGATGGAGGGAAGGTGCCGGGTGGCATCATACCTTGGAAACCAGGTAAGCTCATACCACCCATATTATATACAGGGACTGGCACGTAAGTGAACGCCATTGCAGGCTGGGCATTGGGGTCCGGGGTCGTAGATCCGGGGTAACCAGTTCCCATTTGAGGACCTTGCATGAACAAGGGAGAGGTCAAACTCTGGGCGTTGTTCATGAGAGAATGAACTGGAGTGGGCATAAGCATTGGAGGTGGTGACATCATACCACTCATATTTGGAGTCGGAGAGACAACGCCCGGAATCGGTTGGAATCCCATTGGCGAGTTGGTGGGAACGTATTCCTGGTCTTTATTGGAATCTTGGGTGCCGTCTTTCCCACCCCTCAACGCCTGGGCAATGTCTTCAGCTAGGCCAAGGATCTCCAAATCCTTCCAATCCAAGTCTTCCAATCCTTGCTTGAGGATTGATCTTCTCTTCAAAGAGTTCTGTCGAGAAAACGTTTGAATCTCCAAGTCATTGTCCTCCTTCTtcattcctcctcctctcatGGAGGCGGCCAGGGATCTGGCATCCGACAGCCCATCATCATTGGTTCCATCCAAGACGGGCATGAATAAGTCATCCAAGAATTGGTCTACATCCGAGGCCTGGCTGGGAACACGGACCCCTCGTACGTGACTTGCAATGGAGGGAGCTTCAGATGTGTCGGACATGGCCGAAGATTTGTCGTAGCGCCCTCGTCGACCTTGCCCTTTGACATATCTTGGGTGGCCATGTAGCTTTCGTCCACCGACTTGAGCTCCACCAGCACTAGTTCCACCTATTCCCGAGGGACCTTGGCTAGTGCTAGTTCCTCTGAGCTCCTCAGGGTTGGCGGCATACTCAAAGTTGGGAATCTCTATACCATCAAGTTTGGTGATATTGGACTGAGATCTGGCTCGCTGGGCAGCATTTTCAGAATATCGTCTTCCATCAGCCTCACTTGGCTGGGCGTTCACTTTGTCCAGATCAGGCTGACTGAAGTATCTTTCATTGATAGGTGTCTTGCTCAGGCCAATGTCGTCCCATTTGTCCCTGGCACCGCCGCGCTGGCTGATGCTCTCCATTTCCAAGTCCTCGGGACTGATAAATTGATTGCTTCCTTGTCCGTCCCGGACATCAGGAAGGTTGCGATAACGCTTGTTTAATCGGCTTTGACTCAATCCAAATGAATCGGGGGCAGTTTCACTGCCCAAGAGATTGTCCAGGGATCTGCTCTTGGTGGCAGTTTTCTCCCCAAAGTATCTCTCATTCAAGGCTGACTTGCTCAAACCGAATTCTTCATTGCCATACTCAGCCAACAAACGATCCTGTGACCGGGCTCTTTGGGTCCTGGTTATGGCCGCCGCAATTCTCTCCGTGGGGCTGACACTTCCATATCTAAATTTGGATGGATAGTTGTGTGGGCCGGTGTTTATCAGCAACGGCAATTGTCCTTTAGAGCGGTCCGTGGTGACAATGAATGATCCTGGTTGGACCGGGAAAGATGGAGCCACCTCGATTTGGCCAATCACGTCCAGAACAAAGTCCCCTCCGTTGACCTCCATGGCCATATCTTCCTCCTCCAATGACACTGTCCACCCTTGAAGCTCAGGGATGCCTCGATTCTTGAGCAGTGTACCCGCAAACTCCTCGGCTGTGGTGAATGAATCCACGGCCGTCTGTTTGGAGTATCGATCGGCACATTGAGCATCCAAAGCTAGGTTCACTCGCTTCTTATTTGCTCGGTACTCAAGCATAGTGGGTGGGAATTGCCGGCTGGCGTgagaagtttcaattttcccgGATTTGAGCAACTTCCTTTGGCAGACGTTCTTGTATCCGTTGTAGCCATGGTCTGAGGAGTACTTGATCAAATACTTGTAGAGCATCTTGGAGGGCTTGAATGCAGACATGCATTGGCTCATCAGGAACCAACCTCTCTCGCAGTTCTCCTCGTTGTCATTCTTCCAGGTCTGATTAACCAATTGGCAATAGATCTCGTCACGGAGCTTTTCGTTTTGAATGCCCTTATTGACAATATAGTCCGCCAAAACCTATTACAGAACAAAAGTTTTTCTAATTGTACGGATGGTTATGTCTCTTTAAACTAGATATTACCTTTTCCTTCAGCCCACCCAGTTTGTCGTCATTCATAAACCTCAGGATCAATTTGAAGATGCTCAGAGATTCGTTGTAATCCGAGTCCTTGCTCTTCGAAAGGAACGGAGTCTTAATCGGATCCCTCTTCATTTGCCACAAATGGGACTTGAAGTAAACATTGGCAACCTGCAAAACACATACATTATATTAGCATCATGATCTAAGGCTTTCAGTCGTCCATGAATTCCTCCATACCTTTGAAAAGACGTAGTAGTCAATATCATGAGGAAGCTTgaatttctctttcttcttcgcCACTTCTCCAGAGACCTTGGCCAGGTTCTTTTCGGTGTTGACGGGCTGCCAATGATCCAACTTTCCAAGGATGTGCTCTAACTCGGAGGGAACCTCTAATTGGTTGACACTAGCCACGGCACGGCTTCCAGCTTGCATTGGAGCATTTCTTGGGGATGCCGTTTTAGAACGTGActagaaaatgaaattaggCATTGCTGACGACAATTCAAGTTTAGTAAAGAGCAATTCACTCACTTGGCTTCGTTCCGAGATACGTCCCGGATGGGACAATCGGTCCTCCGATATGGCCCGCATTTTCTTCCGCTCTTCACGAGCAATAGTCTCCAGTTCGGCCCTTCTCTTCAATTCTTGCTTCATTTCGCCATACAAGGATTGTTGACGACGCATTCTGCAAAAAGATATGTGATTTGATCTTAGCATGGATATATCGTAAGTAAGCGAAGTTGGGGGAGAGTCTAACCTGTATTGGGCTTGCAAGGCCACCACACCCTTCCGGACCTTGTCGTACTCCTTGCGGACTTGGTATCCTCGGTAGACGGACTGGATCTTGGTGGCATTGGCCTTCTTCGTCTTGAATTCCTTTCTAGCCAAGTAACCTCGGACCATGCGCTGGATCTTGATTACCTCCACAGCCATGATGTCTTGGCGTTCACTCTCCAGCTTCTTCTCCAAAGCCTCTCGTAAGAAGATTTTATGCGATCCCAAGGCATAAAGATCGCGATGACGAGAGGGCTCTCTATCCAAGATCACTCTGGTGATCTCCTTGGTCGGAGCTCCTCGGGGAATCATTCCCTTGAGCAGGCAACGATATCGTTGGGCAAACGCGGAGTACTTCATACGAACGGGATATCCCGATTTGCGGATGCGAATAGTCTCGAGCATTCCCGTGTAACGCAATTGCTCCAAAACTACGGGCATGTCGAACTTCATTGGGGTCATCTCGCCATTAGGTTTGAGGCATCGAATGTAGAACGGGTTGCAATTGGCCATGGTTTGGAGCAGCTGTAAATGAGATATAAACAATTAGGTTTATTTGTGAAAAGCAATAAGAAAGGgcattttttttaggtttCAAGTAAAACACATTTAATGGACAAACAAGATATTAAATTTGGCAGTTGAAAAAGATTGGGTAAAATATGTCGGATATAACATGGCATGTGAGACAGAAATTTTAACAAGCGTTGAGATAGCTAGTATTGATTCATACTTACATTGTTCAGCGAGTCGTGGAATCTAGCTGCTACCGTGGGAGTACGAGGTTTCATGGTAACAAAGTGCCCCTGAGGTTTGTTCATGGTTCTAGAGGCTTCTTGGAAGTTCCGCAAGTCCAGGAACATTTTGCTGATCATTTTGTCACGGCTGCTAATAAGCAACCCCATAACATCGTAGCGCAAGGTGTCTCGATTCTTATCCAGGAACCCTTCCACATTATACCAAATTTGACCAGCGTAGTGTTTGATGCCAAATTCCATGGACGACATCCTAGGTCTGGAATAGAGCTCGTTCAGGGCGTGGTTGTAATGGCATTTCTCCAAAAAGGACACATCCGTGGCCTTTGGGAAGTTGGACTCGTCATCTAGGAGGTGAAAAATCCCCACAGGTTTCTTCGAGAGCATTTGAATGATTCCGTGATTATCATTGTAATGGATGGGCGaccattcaattttttccttgGCATACTCCGCTTGTTCCaacttgaagatgaacttATTGAAGTGGTATTGGAGCGACTCATTGGCAAAGTTGATGCACAGTTGCTCAAAGGAGTTTTCGTTGATGTCTTCAAACCCAAACATGTCCAGGATCgagataatatttttcacCTGCCGACGATGAGACTTGTTCGAGCAGACCTTATTCACCCTGGATAAATATCATTGATTAGTGTTTAACTTGCAATTGTGAGAAAAAGGGCTTTCGGGAACCAACCTGGTGATGAGCCATGTGAATAATGAGCTATACAACGCTTTGGCAATGGCGTCTCGAGCGTCCAGAGCTTGGTCAATATTCAGAGGAGCGGACACTTCGTCGGAGCGGAcatcaacatatttggtgATCAGAGCCTTGGAGATCCCATGGATGTTAAGCTGGAGTAAGTGTGCGGTCCACTTGATCTCCACGTCAGATCCAATTTCCACGCCCTCTTGTCCATGTCTCAACTGTTTGCGATGAAAGTAGACATTGCCCAAGTGGAGGATGGAAGCCAGGATCTTGAAGATGGTATCCCTTTCCTCTTGATTGAAACCCAGCACCTTTTAGGAGAAAAAACCTCATGTTGCTTGGTCTTAGTTTTGTCGTGAATCTTAAGCTTAAGGCTAAACAAATATCTAGCAATTTAAAGGTTATTCTTTTAAAAGGAAGAATATAATCTTgtctcacgcaacctctccgCATTTCTGACTCTAAGAAACTGTTGCTACTGGTTACAAATGGGTTTACCTGCATTGCAGATTGAAGTGACTCAAAATCCTCCTTATCGTTTTTGCCATCAATAGCACAGGGTCCGCCTTGATTCAGATAGAAATACTTCTCCGCCGTCATCAATCCCAACCCTTGTTGTTGCTCGGGAGACAGACCTGCCAACATCTCATAAAAGATGTGATAGTTCCTCTCCTCAGGCGCATGACTCACGATTCGAGACTTCTCCAAGAGATACTCATGGATTTTAGCGCCTAAAACGAAGtagtcgttgttgttgttagtgCTGCTACATGACAAGCCCACTTCCTTCTTTCCTAATTAGAGGCCTTACCTGAGATGATTCCATCCTTGAAAAGGATCTCCACGTATTTGCCAAATCGGCTCGAGTTGTCATTGCGCAATGACTTGGCATTTCCGAAGCTCTCCAAGAGTGGCGAGGCCTCCAAGATCTGCTCGGTTATCAAATTGGAGGCACTCTTGTTGACCGCCACCAAATACTGCATCAGCAACTTGGTGCTCTCTGTCTTACCCGCTCCAGATTCGCCCGTGATAATCACCACCTATTCCAAGAGGTCTTCATTGAAGTGCTTGCCTTTGATGATGTTGATTATCAAGGATTTACCTGGTTCTCTCCATTTTTGGCCAGAAGTCGGTGATAGGCGGAGGCTCCCACTGCGAATAAATGCGGAGGGAGCGTGCCAATGATCTTGCCTTCGTATTTGGACACCACATCCAATCCATAGGTATCGAACATTCGATAAGGGTTGACAGCGACCAAAATGCTTCCTGCAATGTGTAAACGAATCGTCAAAAAATACTTCAAGGACTAAGGTTTCACGGGACAAGAAAGGTTGTGATAAATTTTGCGACCGACTTTCTATCATTTATTTCTTAAAAAACAGAGGAGACAAAActtctaaactttttaaactAAGATTTTAATTGCCATGCTTAATTTATCAATAGAGTTAATGTTCCAGTGTTTACAGCAATACAAATAATACATGGGTAAATGTAATTATTTATGAgaagtcaaaatttgaagtgctttacTGCAATTACTAAAAGAAATCAGTTCATAGTTCAAAATTTCTTTCAGTtaataaaacaaattttaagTTCCTTCTAAAATTCGCACAACAAGAATACTATATTTGAAACATACCGATGTAGGTATAGATGTTATTGTTGTCATAACGAAGTCGCAAGTTCCACAAAATCGAGGCTTCGTTTAAATCACTCAAAACGATCATGTCGTCCACGCCGTTTTGGCCCAAATCTTGACGACTTTTCACCtagtaaaatttgaagaaaaaaaatcaaatcacaaATATCCACTTTTCCGACCAAACCAAGTCTTACCGAGCTTAAGTTATTGAGGGTGAACGTCTTGGACACGTTGTTGATGACAGCTTGCACAGTAATAACCTAAAAGAAGAGTCAGCACATCTAGTAcatcacggacttttagagatGTATAAAAGGTCTAGAAGTTCGTGAGTAACTCTATCACGGCTTTGTTCAATTCGTGTAATCATTCAACACTCACTAATCCGGCTTTTAACAActtaatttgttttcaagtgtTGCGGACATTATCAGTATGTTGGCCAAGACGCCACCGAAGAAACACTAACTGTGTTCTCAATTCTGCTTCCATGAGATTCTCTTATCCTTTATGGTGAGAACCACGCAGAGCTCAGAACCGGAGCAAATGCCACTGGGATGATTAATTCATACCCTCCAAGCATCACTTACttcccaaccaaccaaacaaataGCATTCAACGGATTTTAAATGCTACCAAAATTGAGAACCCTTTGGCAGGGACATACCTGAGCCGCCTTGTGGTACTCCATGACCTCGCCAGGCAAGACATAACCCACGCCGGGGTCAAACCAGACTAGATCTCCTGGCCGAAAGTCGCGTTGATACATGATGTATCGATTGTATTAGAGGCTGGAAATAGAAAGGAGAATGGGGGTGTTAATTGTCCTTGCAGTACGCCATCTTTTCTATACAAGTGGATGATATTTAGGAGGTACATTTTAACGATGATCTGTACCTGCAAATTGACTTGATGGATCAAAAGGATActaattgatcaaaattgcaaattggtTTGAACTTTCATGTTACAAACTTTTATGTGATTAGCATTGATTCATTGAGGATATCCCTAAAAAAGCGTTGAAATCGGTTCCCCCCTTGAGCAATCGTTTGAGATATCATCAATGGAAGGTAGCATTGCGATCACTAGATTGGTTCCTCAACATCTTTGTTGAATGGTTGTGACCAGTTTAAATTACAAAAGAACACGAAAGGAAGTAGAGTGAAgcaatttctttgaaggcatCAGACTTTCTCCTACAACTTTCATTGCACCGACGGGGTTTGAACCAGGACCCTCTGGTAAACGGACTACGTAGGTGCGCTTTTATTGCTCCTTTAATGACATCGTTTAAGGTCTTGCTTTTCCTTCGTTTCCTAAGTTcaataaatgaattttcaTTAGGCTTTAGGAAATACAAGACAAAAGGATCtgtcatatttttcaatgattaTGATATCTTCAGCCTTAAATGAGCATATTTCAGCATTTGCATCGAACATTTATCACAATGACAAAGggaatcaattgaaaattttgcaaCAGGTGTGAATCTTTTTTAAGATCTGCCTGATGTTTTCTTCCAATGGATGACTTTTAGGTTACCATGGCAAATTGGAGGTCAAAGTTAAAGACTACGCCTAGGGCATGATTTAAACTTGGAGCAAACTTCAGTTTTCTAATTGCAATATCTATTCAAATAGAAAACATGTTAAGGGTCACTGAATTGTCCTTTAATCAATTATCATACCGGCTTTAATTAATCAAAACTAAAGCAGACTGCAAATAAATGTGCATCGAAGCGGTATTTATGCCAAAGCACTACATTTTCTGATGTTTTTATTTGGAATTGGGATGGGAGTTGAAGCTCTTAAACGAAAGCAGATTTTATGACATTGAGAATGATTTTAAGTCAAAGTGTATTTATAAATGAAGTGAAAAAGTAGATTCAAAAATTTGTATTTCTATATTTATTTCTCGGACTGACAAACCGTTgttaaaaacaatgaaataggACAGGACTATGCATGGACAATTTTTAGTATCTCTAATCTTCGAGATTACGAATAACGAATGTTCAGCCTTGTATAAGCCTTGCCCCAAAattaagttgttttttttctttttatggcTACTCATTCACAAATGGTTATGCCATCCTCCTCAAATTGGTACTTTTGCAGATCAATAACGATTACAAAAATAGGAAAGGGCCTCTTCTTTCGGCTATTTTCTGACATATTCGCGTACAGATGATGATAGGGTTTCCTGGAGTCTGGAACTATAAATCACGCTCAATTCTGCAAGGTTATCCTCAGCCCATTCTTTCTCGATGATCACGCACAAGTTGGCATTGTTGCTTCAGGCATGAAATTGCAGCAAAAAATCGTGTTCTGCACATTATggtggatctttttttttcgacgaAGGTCAACAGTCCTTTTGTGTGGGACGACAAATGACATTGCGAGAAACTAAATCGTGGATGAACGAGGAAGACATTTCCTGTCATGCGAAAATTCCCGGAATTTTCCATTGATCAATGTATTGTATGTACAACGTACAATTCAATTCTGATGCTTACTGATACTATAAAGTGGTGTATCTGCGTTTCACGTGGAGCATGTTTTTACTAACCCAATCCTTGGATCAAGTTAAGCAATTTGTAACGGAAGTTGACAACACTTGTAACCATTTGACAGCTTTAGCAAGCAAATGGAAACGACACATTTGCTATTCAGCTCTATTCCAAAATCTTCAGGCATGTTTTGAGTTTGGACATGCcttaaaaaatatgaaaatttaaggacacaaaaatatgttcgattttgaaaaaagaaatcttcaaactATTCTAAGATATAGGCAAAAAAGGATGTAATTAATAGGTAAAATACTTTTCTTAACAAACGACGTGcttaacaaagaaaagaagtagGCACTTTCCTGAGAAAGCCACACATTTTACCCTTTTTGGAGAGTCATACCCATATGCAATGGCAAAGTCAGTTAAACACAAGCTTTTAAGTTATATTATGGTGGTTCTGAAATCTATTGGTAAGCAAgtgattacaaaaaagaacaaaccaatggaacgtaaattgaatttttaaaacAAGTCAATTGGTTGTTAATTTCACATTCTCTAAATGTCCATCGCTAAATTTTGTGAACACACTTTTAACAAGTCCAAGCAAATTCTCACAAGTAAAGTTTGCCAAGAAATGACATAGCAGTGACCTTAATGCCGCAAATGCTTAAAAGCATCTTTTGGTTGGAAAGGATTTGGAAAGACAGTCCATCTACTAATTTTTTTAAGTCCTTGATTGGAATCAGAAATCCTTTTTGAGGAGATAGGATCGATCGGAAGTCGTGATTGCCATTTTAAAAAGAATTAATTCTTCAtgaaattttgtccaaaaaaatgcatatcaggcaataaaaaaaaccgatATTAGCACCAAGCAACCAGAAACCCACTCGTGATGAAATATCGATCTATCCATTTTGAGACACATTTTCAGTTGCGAACCAAAAGCTGATTTACACAGCATTTCGCTTTATGACATTTACGCCAATGCAACAGTTAACCACACATCATCCAACGGTTTTAGCAGGCTTTTTACTCCCCGGGAATCCGTCCAAATGCTGCCCAAATTGATAACATTGTAAGGTCATATTGCTTCATTGGGAGGAATCCTCGCATTCCTCAAGGATATCTGGTCATCCTGGGACCAGACATTTTTAAGTTTCCCATTGTACTATGAACAGTTGACCACTCATGAGACATTCAACCATTCATGGTCAAACCAATGAAATCGCATCTCTTtggaaggaaaaggagaagggGGAGGGAGTGCTGCCACTCTGACGTGGAGTCTGATCTTTGGTATTTCTGATTTCTGACCTGAGCCCTCCCTCACTCCCGGGGACACACCTAGTCCGTACTTGCATGACTGTTCCCTGGCTTTGTGTCCCACTAATACAGAAAATAAGCCCTTTTTTGGGAACCATGGCACCCAATCCGGCTTACCTGGTCATTGTTAGGAGAGTTATACACTGATATATCACTTTTCCAAGCACTGAACACTTATGCCAATCGCTTTAAACAAAGTTCAACTTGCCCATGAACGAGGCTAGAGGTAGCCTGAACAACGAACACTGGTGGTGTCTTCACTCTTCACCCTTGCTTGTCAGTGGAGTGTACGGAAAGATTTTTAGGTAGGCAAGAAACCAGGGCTGCCGTGGGGATCAACCGGGCGCCCCTCTGCCGTCTCCTGATGGCGGGTAAATCTTGGTGGAAGACGTTCGTACTAGGAACCCT
This Tigriopus californicus strain San Diego chromosome 12, Tcal_SD_v2.1, whole genome shotgun sequence DNA region includes the following protein-coding sequences:
- the LOC131891433 gene encoding unconventional myosin-XV-like isoform X2; amino-acid sequence: MYQRDFRPGDLVWFDPGVGYVLPGEVMEYHKAAQVITVQAVINNVSKTFTLNNLSSVKSRQDLGQNGVDDMIVLSDLNEASILWNLRLRYDNNNIYTYIGSILVAVNPYRMFDTYGLDVVSKYEGKIIGTLPPHLFAVGASAYHRLLAKNGENQVVIITGESGAGKTESTKLLMQYLVAVNKSASNLITEQILEASPLLESFGNAKSLRNDNSSRFGKYVEILFKDGIISGAKIHEYLLEKSRIVSHAPEERNYHIFYEMLAGLSPEQQQGLGLMTAEKYFYLNQGGPCAIDGKNDKEDFESLQSAMQVLGFNQEERDTIFKILASILHLGNVYFHRKQLRHGQEGVEIGSDVEIKWTAHLLQLNIHGISKALITKYVDVRSDEVSAPLNIDQALDARDAIAKALYSSLFTWLITRVNKVCSNKSHRRQVKNIISILDMFGFEDINENSFEQLCINFANESLQYHFNKFIFKLEQAEYAKEKIEWSPIHYNDNHGIIQMLSKKPVGIFHLLDDESNFPKATDVSFLEKCHYNHALNELYSRPRMSSMEFGIKHYAGQIWYNVEGFLDKNRDTLRYDVMGLLISSRDKMISKMFLDLRNFQEASRTMNKPQGHFVTMKPRTPTVAARFHDSLNNLLQTMANCNPFYIRCLKPNGEMTPMKFDMPVVLEQLRYTGMLETIRIRKSGYPVRMKYSAFAQRYRCLLKGMIPRGAPTKEITRVILDREPSRHRDLYALGSHKIFLREALEKKLESERQDIMAVEVIKIQRMVRGYLARKEFKTKKANATKIQSVYRGYQVRKEYDKVRKGVVALQAQYRMRRQQSLYGEMKQELKRRAELETIAREERKKMRAISEDRLSHPGRISERSQSRSKTASPRNAPMQAGSRAVASVNQLEVPSELEHILGKLDHWQPVNTEKNLAKVSGEVAKKKEKFKLPHDIDYYVFSKVANVYFKSHLWQMKRDPIKTPFLSKSKDSDYNESLSIFKLILRFMNDDKLGGLKEKVLADYIVNKGIQNEKLRDEIYCQLVNQTWKNDNEENCERGWFLMSQCMSAFKPSKMLYKYLIKYSSDHGYNGYKNVCQRKLLKSGKIETSHASRQFPPTMLEYRANKKRVNLALDAQCADRYSKQTAVDSFTTAEEFAGTLLKNRGIPELQGWTVSLEEEDMAMEVNGGDFVLDVIGQIEVAPSFPVQPGSFIVTTDRSKGQLPLLINTGPHNYPSKFRYGSVSPTERIAAAITRTQRARSQDRLLAEYGNEEFGLSKSALNERYFGEKTATKSRSLDNLLGSETAPDSFGLSQSRLNKRYRNLPDVRDGQGSNQFISPEDLEMESISQRGGARDKWDDIGLSKTPINERYFSQPDLDKVNAQPSEADGRRYSENAAQRARSQSNITKLDGIEIPNFEYAANPEELRGTSTSQGPSGIGGTSAGGAQVGGRKLHGHPRYVKGQGRRGRYDKSSAMSDTSEAPSIASHVRGVRVPSQASDVDQFLDDLFMPVLDGTNDDGLSDARSLAASMRGGGMKKEDNDLEIQTFSRQNSLKRRSILKQGLEDLDWKDLEILGLAEDIAQALRGGKDGTQDSNKDQEYVPTNSPMGFQPIPGVVSPTPNMSGMMSPPPMLMPTPVHSLMNNAQSLTSPLFMQGPQMGTGYPGSTTPDPNAQPAMAFTYVPVPVYNMGGMSLPGFQGMMPPGTFPPSGIISPEPMSPVPPKVDSHQAQGGQDDRQRNTGSATPGDQSAQQMAYQQAFLQNAVAQNMQIQQQLLMQNQALTQLLQQSAPGSNMTYSSPMQSMTMQHNQTKMTTSQSSHGFGVQPRQSSLERETFKPGKLSEAQLRTQFEEYHKHHGDRLRLSEHQVQEYYQMFCRQANISEKSDAQVQEAFQDYLKDLHLAQVHQSESEQYSPYDKLTEQELQNQYKEYLKQNQGDQNHDQLTETEFRKQFQAQLSEQFPQHTFFGMSSDTQQHRRISADQLEGPGQRGHHEMDLEARNKSKSFPNTPKISSTHAPDPGLLPHGPMDPYSRARTVRIGKWRWPPPKDLMGENGEGFFEFKMRKMQERKISQDRQGQREPEQVERSSTKGSKKKSKSGTDMTSDSSSSSSSSSSSSDSSSSSESSSEELTWDDSAKIEKRKKRIKRSQIPSFGSDVEDDQVIRRSSKSSSKAEGKKKKNKKHKDKKEKKSKKEKRRDEDLDPSEDKDHKEGVGKLKLSDEMKLKLEAVTGGSRKSSMSSSRDSKERTPMGTFGDGGSEGEKEVKKIEENRKLLLEQKLGGEGSLPDPRVLPPPIKPQGGFQIRRPSVDTQQTDRTEKYDIEESSEFLQPMDSGRAAVDEDDYQTLEDIKTTAHPPYSQTFFGYNRIPWNLKIRKEMFSPSESISSPLAINLVFCQIVQDVFSPLCIRLTTEERSRMKTLLDEYDIDLKNALEPQHKLSTKKNIIEMAKDFSVYFSRLYPVSNDLPTDQNAPSGKEPQYLAVSHSGVRLVKRQKSLPTDYFEVLDTYNYEDIGEVSTIKNNGVQLVMHQGDRVVIHTDKAAQLKDLLNQYIIESNSGQFDYVKALADFTSRDESTLNFKKGEIIAVVQKHDAYTEKGWLYGIKDGQYGLFPSDFVERMSPQAIRREMRVIANVTRTSNADLGRRPNSEEDEDEESFGDDEEEIRVKNETIPLHQVKPRHDQVELDYNGQAEDGWDGKKRIKTLRSNPTSDQGMHDDISELSATAAKISNDGKHPLLEFAMRYFREKEKFEMLQSSDGNASNKDQTNTKKNKKNKKKKNSMAGNGLDGGWTWKDQVDMVKWAEKPINNSLLSLEPSDINKMALECFACIMRYMGDLPLLKNQHEVDCVNTILMYCHKFESIRDEVYCQIMKQTTNNKSPIKDSCQKGWRLFSIIAAYFNCSDLLQPFLFKYLETAAYDKRRAYHGTALVCLHNLRKTFKYGGRKNVPSIEEITAISAGRSSKRQIYRLPGGTERVINTKSTTVVENIIEELCNVIGVESDNEKEEFSLYCIVEGETFTVPLAKEHYILDVTTELQRDGAVYYLIFCRSVWYYPLRLENQLYIEVVFNQIAPDYLEGLLLVMPGEQIEQDFVFDIAKVAALLHRAADMDHKPTIKETKFLLPKPALSTQHIKPPQWVSMVQTSWEDIKTLKPSNAKAQVLDILSEWPLFGSSFFAVRREADPKEGSEHILALNKNGVSFLDLITHETMLHYPFTEVISTRKVQTEDGTLFLDMKCGNLMQQRITRIQTEQANEIARLIRQYITIDQRLRGTLPATTGSTNRKTPERLEDKRQTPSR